The proteins below come from a single Natrinema sp. SYSU A 869 genomic window:
- the asd gene encoding aspartate-semialdehyde dehydrogenase gives MAVRVGVLGATGAVGQRLIQLLDPHPDFEIAALTASDSSAGKTYRQAAKWRVDSPIPDDVAGMTVTATDPDEVPNDVDLIFSSLPSSVGAAVESGFCEEGYVVSSNSSNGRMDDDIPLVIPEVNAEHLDLLEVQRDERGWDGAMVKNPNCSTITFVPTLAALTDFGLEKVHVSTLQAVSGAGYDGVSSMEIIDNAIPYIGGEEDKLETESRKLLGEFDGAELSHNSMDVAASCNRIPTIDGHLENVWVETDEELTADAAAEAMREYPSLDLRSSPDPLIHVFEEPNRPQPRMDRTLGDGMAIAAGGLQESPFGLQYNCLAHNTIRGAAGASVLNGELLLENGYI, from the coding sequence ATGGCAGTACGAGTAGGCGTACTCGGTGCGACCGGAGCCGTCGGACAGCGACTGATTCAGCTACTCGATCCCCATCCGGACTTCGAGATCGCTGCACTAACCGCGAGCGACTCTAGCGCCGGCAAGACGTATCGACAGGCCGCGAAGTGGCGCGTCGACAGCCCCATCCCCGACGACGTCGCCGGCATGACCGTCACGGCGACCGATCCCGACGAGGTCCCCAACGACGTCGACCTGATCTTCTCGTCGCTCCCCTCGAGCGTCGGCGCGGCGGTCGAATCCGGCTTCTGTGAAGAGGGGTACGTCGTCTCGTCGAACTCCTCGAACGGCCGCATGGACGACGATATCCCGCTCGTGATTCCGGAGGTCAACGCCGAACACCTCGACTTGCTCGAGGTCCAGCGCGACGAGCGCGGCTGGGACGGCGCGATGGTCAAGAACCCCAACTGCTCGACGATCACCTTCGTTCCTACGCTCGCGGCCCTGACCGACTTCGGCCTCGAGAAGGTCCACGTCTCGACCCTGCAGGCCGTCTCCGGGGCGGGCTACGACGGCGTCAGTTCGATGGAGATCATCGACAATGCCATCCCCTACATCGGCGGCGAAGAGGACAAACTCGAGACCGAGTCCCGCAAACTGCTCGGCGAGTTCGACGGGGCCGAACTGTCGCACAACAGTATGGACGTCGCGGCCTCCTGTAACCGCATCCCGACCATCGACGGCCACCTCGAGAACGTCTGGGTCGAGACCGACGAGGAGCTGACCGCTGACGCGGCCGCCGAAGCCATGCGCGAGTACCCCTCGCTGGATCTGCGTTCCTCGCCGGACCCGCTCATCCACGTCTTTGAGGAACCTAACCGACCACAGCCTCGAATGGACCGCACGCTCGGCGATGGGATGGCCATCGCCGCTGGCGGTCTCCAAGAGTCGCCCTTTGGCCTGCAGTACAACTGTCTGGCCCACAACACGATTCGCGGTGCCGCCGGTGCGAGCGTACTCAACGGCGAACTCCTGCTCGAGAACGGCTACATCTGA
- a CDS encoding 30S ribosomal protein S17e, with the protein MAIKPAYVKKTGKLLLERYPEAFTTDFEQNKESVTKLTNVESKGVRNRIAGYVTRKKGAEVPA; encoded by the coding sequence ATGGCAATCAAACCGGCCTACGTCAAGAAGACCGGGAAGCTCCTCCTGGAGCGGTATCCGGAGGCGTTCACGACCGATTTCGAGCAGAACAAAGAGAGCGTCACCAAGCTCACGAACGTCGAGTCCAAGGGCGTCCGCAACCGCATCGCGGGCTACGTGACGCGAAAGAAAGGCGCAGAAGTTCCCGCGTAA